From one Pedobacter faecalis genomic stretch:
- a CDS encoding DUF305 domain-containing protein, with protein sequence MENMQNSHHAGHSSEHGTHNTKHASAMYKRFAVMAVAMFAVMYFIMYAMIDGWQNLIPNINNLYMTLLMTSAMLLIELAIMKVMYPNRKMNWAIAIISVAVGIFSWFGIREQINIGDKQFAKGMIPHHAAAILMSEKAHLTDPELIELQKNILKTQAEEIQLMKRKLKEFEDSK encoded by the coding sequence ATGGAAAATATGCAAAACAGTCACCATGCGGGTCATTCCTCGGAGCATGGCACGCACAATACAAAACATGCTTCTGCCATGTACAAACGCTTTGCGGTGATGGCTGTCGCAATGTTCGCAGTGATGTATTTTATCATGTACGCCATGATTGACGGGTGGCAGAACCTGATACCCAATATCAACAATTTGTACATGACCCTGCTGATGACCTCGGCAATGCTGCTTATCGAATTAGCGATAATGAAAGTAATGTACCCCAACAGGAAGATGAATTGGGCGATAGCCATCATCTCGGTTGCTGTTGGCATCTTTTCATGGTTTGGTATCAGGGAACAAATCAATATCGGGGACAAGCAGTTTGCAAAGGGTATGATACCCCATCACGCAGCAGCCATATTGATGTCCGAAAAGGCACACCTGACCGACCCGGAACTGATAGAGCTGCAAAAAAATATACTTAAAACCCAAGCGGAAGAAATTCAACTAATGAAGCGCAAGCTAAAAGAGTTTGAAGATAGTAAATAA
- a CDS encoding heme-binding domain-containing protein — protein sequence MTIKKKIILGLAVVLIAIQFFQPLRNQAVEVPATHIERVYAVPQNVKAILVQSCYDCHSNNTHYPWYSRIQPGAWYMAEHIKKGKEELNFSEFGDYSVRRQRNKFRAMAGQVKDGEMPLSSYTLIHRNAVLSPEDKQVLIAWFSTMEDSIK from the coding sequence ATGACCATAAAGAAGAAAATCATATTGGGGCTGGCTGTCGTCCTGATTGCCATACAGTTCTTTCAGCCCTTACGGAACCAGGCGGTTGAAGTGCCAGCCACCCATATCGAAAGGGTGTACGCCGTACCCCAAAATGTAAAGGCTATCCTTGTTCAGTCCTGTTATGACTGCCATAGCAACAATACCCATTATCCGTGGTACAGCCGTATCCAGCCCGGCGCATGGTACATGGCAGAGCATATAAAAAAGGGGAAAGAGGAACTCAACTTTAGCGAATTTGGCGACTATTCTGTCCGCAGGCAGCGAAACAAGTTCAGGGCTATGGCCGGGCAGGTTAAGGACGGGGAAATGCCGTTGTCATCATACACACTAATTCATCGCAATGCAGTATTGTCACCGGAGGATAAGCAGGTTTTGATAGCGTGGTTTAGCACAATGGAAGACAGCATTAAATAA
- a CDS encoding DUF3347 domain-containing protein: MKSLSKIVMVIAVLLSSINGFAQIKNAKTETVKIYGNCGMCKTTIEKAGNVKKVASVDWNKDTKMATLTYDGDKTNQDEILKRIALAGYDSEKFRAPDDVYAKLAGCCQYDRPVKTVAKNKEAGMDMNAGHGNHDHGQMAASANKDAAQNQSQLKAVFDNYFSVKDALIKTDAATASAKAAELAASLKAVDMNKLSAEEHTAWMKVMQDLTANAESISKSKDVAKQRSAFAALSGSIYTLAKVSKQDTPVYYQHCPMYNGGKGANWLSKENVVKNPYYGSQMLTCGSTVETIK, translated from the coding sequence ATGAAATCATTATCAAAAATAGTGATGGTAATCGCCGTGTTACTATCATCAATAAACGGCTTCGCACAAATCAAGAATGCGAAAACAGAAACCGTAAAGATTTACGGCAATTGTGGTATGTGCAAAACCACCATCGAAAAAGCAGGTAACGTAAAAAAGGTAGCCAGCGTGGACTGGAACAAAGATACCAAGATGGCTACGCTCACCTATGACGGCGACAAAACAAATCAGGATGAAATCCTGAAACGTATTGCTTTGGCTGGTTATGACAGTGAGAAGTTCCGTGCGCCGGATGACGTATATGCTAAACTGGCTGGTTGCTGCCAGTATGATAGACCCGTGAAGACGGTTGCCAAAAACAAAGAGGCGGGAATGGACATGAATGCCGGACATGGCAATCACGACCATGGCCAAATGGCAGCATCCGCTAACAAAGATGCAGCCCAAAACCAATCACAGCTAAAAGCTGTATTTGACAACTACTTTTCAGTGAAAGACGCTTTGATAAAAACCGATGCGGCGACCGCATCTGCCAAAGCCGCTGAATTGGCCGCATCCCTTAAAGCAGTCGATATGAACAAGCTATCGGCAGAGGAACATACGGCTTGGATGAAAGTGATGCAGGACTTGACGGCCAATGCGGAAAGCATTTCAAAATCAAAAGACGTTGCAAAACAAAGAAGTGCTTTTGCGGCACTTTCGGGAAGCATCTACACACTGGCCAAAGTTTCTAAACAGGACACCCCCGTTTATTACCAGCACTGCCCTATGTACAATGGAGGTAAGGGAGCCAATTGGCTAAGTAAAGAGAATGTCGTTAAAAATCCATATTACGGCTCACAGATGCTTACCTGCGGCAGTACGGTCGAAACCATTAAATAA
- a CDS encoding DUF3347 domain-containing protein has protein sequence MKNLTLSIIAVIMAFVTVSCNQASNKNEQSSSDTAVVSQEQSASQPKEDDTVAAPVVSETPSGQEAKATGKEEAKNFSIAPIVTDYLSLKNALVSDDDKAAASSGKKLLATLNKVDMKAVPADKHKKYMDIADDAKEHAEHIGENVGNIHHQREHLASLGEDLKDLIDLFGTSQTLYQDHCPMFNDGKGAVWFSENKEIKNPYYGSKMLTCGKVEKTINSK, from the coding sequence ATGAAAAATCTAACATTATCAATCATTGCTGTTATCATGGCATTTGTAACAGTATCATGCAATCAGGCATCCAACAAAAACGAGCAGTCTTCAAGTGATACTGCTGTTGTATCACAAGAACAGTCAGCTTCCCAACCAAAAGAGGATGATACGGTAGCTGCGCCCGTTGTGAGTGAAACTCCGAGCGGTCAGGAAGCAAAAGCAACAGGAAAAGAAGAAGCAAAAAACTTTTCTATTGCGCCCATAGTTACCGATTATCTGTCCTTAAAGAACGCCCTTGTTTCGGACGATGACAAAGCTGCCGCCAGTTCAGGGAAAAAGCTGTTAGCTACCCTGAATAAAGTGGACATGAAAGCCGTTCCTGCTGATAAGCACAAAAAGTACATGGACATAGCGGACGATGCTAAAGAACACGCAGAACATATCGGGGAAAATGTTGGCAACATTCACCACCAGCGGGAACATTTAGCCTCGCTTGGCGAAGATTTGAAAGACCTAATTGATTTGTTCGGTACATCGCAAACATTGTATCAAGACCATTGCCCGATGTTCAATGACGGTAAGGGTGCTGTTTGGTTTAGCGAAAACAAGGAAATCAAAAACCCTTACTACGGCTCTAAAATGCTGACCTGCGGTAAGGTGGAAAAAACAATTAACAGCAAATAA
- a CDS encoding heavy metal translocating P-type ATPase has translation MNKYTCPMHPQVLKDEPGKCPLCSMQLMPVGGASASHEHTSGHGHSGHSQHGHADENFNKHEGHHTGDFLTRFWISLVITIPILLLSHMIQQWLGFSLAFNGDKYVLLALGTVIYCYGGLPFLKGMIGEVKAKAIGMMTLVAIAISVAYVYSVAVVFGLQGMDFFWELATLIDIMLLGHWLEMRSQMAASRALQSLVALLPNDVTVERGGEAVKIKLEDLQSGETAIIKPGEKIPADGLVLEGLSYINESMLTGESVPVKKEKDGKVIAGSINGDGALKVEVTAVGKDSYLNRVINLVQEAQATKSNTQNLADKVAKWLTFIAIAVGIGTFAYWYASSGDIAFALERMVTVMVTACPHALGVAIPLVVAISTTLSATNGLLIRNRTAFETTRKLSTVIFDKTGTLTKGSHAVEKVIPLTDEYNADEVIQYAAAVQQNSEHHVAKGIMATLKEKSLALWKSENFSYMQGIGVKGVVNGKNIVAGGPNYFTENHLSLPEIPNEINQEAETVNFVLIDDRVIGIITLADSIREGSAQAIEELKKMGIKSFLLTGDNDRIAAAVAGKLGMDGYLANVLPHNKQEKVKEFQDKGEVVAMTGDGVNDAPALAQADVGIAVGSGTDVAAETADIILVDSDPRDVVKLIDFGKLTYKKMLQNLIWAVGYNVVAIPLAAGVLYPNFVLSPAMGAVLMSVSTIVVAINASFLKIKK, from the coding sequence ATGAATAAATATACGTGTCCTATGCACCCGCAGGTGCTAAAAGACGAACCGGGCAAATGCCCACTCTGTAGCATGCAATTGATGCCCGTTGGCGGTGCGTCAGCTTCTCATGAACACACATCAGGACATGGGCATTCCGGGCATTCTCAACATGGCCATGCTGACGAAAACTTTAATAAACATGAGGGGCATCATACAGGCGATTTCCTCACACGTTTTTGGATAAGCCTTGTCATTACAATCCCTATCCTGCTCCTGTCGCACATGATACAGCAATGGTTGGGTTTCTCCCTTGCTTTCAATGGCGATAAATATGTGCTGCTGGCATTGGGTACGGTGATTTATTGCTATGGAGGCTTACCATTCCTAAAGGGAATGATTGGCGAGGTGAAAGCCAAAGCCATAGGGATGATGACCCTTGTTGCTATCGCCATATCCGTAGCCTATGTCTATTCCGTAGCCGTTGTTTTTGGCTTGCAGGGTATGGACTTCTTTTGGGAACTGGCAACCCTAATTGACATCATGCTATTAGGGCATTGGCTGGAAATGCGTTCCCAAATGGCTGCTTCACGGGCATTACAGTCATTGGTGGCTTTGCTGCCCAACGATGTTACCGTGGAACGTGGCGGAGAAGCCGTAAAGATAAAGCTCGAAGACCTGCAAAGTGGTGAAACGGCTATCATAAAACCGGGTGAAAAAATTCCAGCCGATGGATTGGTACTGGAGGGGCTTTCGTATATCAACGAAAGTATGCTTACTGGTGAAAGTGTTCCCGTAAAAAAGGAAAAAGACGGAAAGGTCATTGCAGGTTCGATCAATGGCGATGGTGCGCTGAAAGTTGAGGTAACAGCCGTTGGAAAAGACAGCTACCTGAACCGGGTTATCAATCTTGTACAGGAGGCACAGGCTACTAAGTCCAATACGCAAAACCTTGCGGACAAAGTTGCCAAATGGCTCACCTTTATTGCCATTGCCGTAGGCATAGGCACATTTGCCTATTGGTATGCAAGCAGTGGAGATATTGCCTTTGCGCTTGAAAGAATGGTGACGGTGATGGTAACTGCCTGCCCCCACGCATTGGGCGTGGCTATCCCGTTGGTGGTCGCCATTTCCACAACGCTTTCGGCGACCAATGGCCTGCTCATCCGCAACCGTACGGCATTTGAAACCACCCGCAAACTTTCCACCGTCATTTTTGATAAGACCGGAACGCTCACCAAAGGTTCCCATGCCGTAGAAAAGGTTATACCGTTAACGGATGAATATAATGCCGATGAGGTTATCCAGTATGCTGCCGCAGTACAGCAAAATTCGGAACACCATGTCGCCAAAGGCATTATGGCTACATTGAAAGAAAAAAGCCTTGCCTTATGGAAATCTGAAAACTTTAGCTATATGCAGGGCATAGGCGTTAAAGGTGTCGTGAACGGCAAAAATATCGTAGCTGGCGGCCCGAATTATTTCACCGAAAACCACCTTTCCCTGCCGGAAATTCCAAACGAAATCAATCAGGAAGCCGAAACGGTCAACTTTGTCCTCATTGATGACCGGGTAATCGGCATCATTACTTTGGCAGACAGCATCCGTGAGGGTTCGGCACAGGCGATTGAGGAACTCAAAAAAATGGGCATCAAGTCCTTTCTGCTCACCGGGGACAACGACAGGATTGCTGCTGCCGTAGCCGGAAAATTGGGTATGGACGGGTATTTGGCTAATGTGCTTCCGCACAACAAGCAGGAAAAAGTAAAGGAGTTTCAGGACAAAGGTGAAGTGGTTGCCATGACAGGTGACGGTGTGAACGATGCCCCGGCACTGGCACAGGCAGATGTGGGCATTGCCGTGGGTTCCGGTACGGATGTGGCTGCCGAAACAGCGGATATCATATTGGTAGACAGCGACCCGAGGGATGTGGTCAAACTGATTGACTTCGGCAAACTTACCTACAAAAAGATGCTACAGAACCTGATATGGGCGGTTGGCTACAACGTGGTGGCAATACCGCTTGCGGCAGGCGTACTCTATCCGAATTTTGTTTTAAGTCCCGCTATGGGTGCTGTGCTGATGAGTGTAAGCACCATTGTAGTGGCTATTAACGCAAGTTTTTTAAAAATCAAAAAATAA
- a CDS encoding phosphoribosylpyrophosphate synthetase, with translation MVQDNDMVQALKDLRQRGYSMDFSLLPDCLYCASRSLKLKPEDFTVTETHRFESLDSSPDNNAVIYVILSYDGKDKGLLVNAYGTYAEEMTHEMAKKISAT, from the coding sequence ATGGTACAGGACAATGACATGGTGCAGGCGCTTAAAGACCTAAGACAGCGTGGGTACAGTATGGACTTTAGTCTGTTGCCAGACTGCCTGTACTGTGCGTCAAGGAGCCTGAAACTAAAACCGGAGGATTTTACGGTTACGGAAACTCATAGGTTTGAAAGCCTCGACAGCAGTCCAGATAACAATGCCGTGATTTATGTCATATTATCCTATGACGGTAAGGATAAAGGGCTACTTGTTAATGCCTATGGTACTTATGCCGAAGAAATGACCCATGAGATGGCAAAAAAAATAAGTGCAACATAA
- a CDS encoding heavy-metal-associated domain-containing protein, producing MENKQFQFKTNINCGGCIASVKPHLDKAEGICHWEVDTANKDKVLTVKSEGITEQEVISTVQKAGFKIEPLDA from the coding sequence ATGGAAAATAAACAATTTCAATTCAAGACGAACATCAATTGCGGAGGTTGTATCGCATCTGTAAAACCGCACTTGGACAAGGCAGAGGGTATCTGCCATTGGGAAGTGGACACTGCCAACAAGGACAAGGTACTTACAGTGAAGTCCGAGGGCATTACCGAGCAGGAAGTAATATCGACCGTGCAAAAGGCAGGCTTCAAAATTGAACCTTTGGACGCCTAA